In Desulfofustis limnaeus, the genomic stretch CTTACATATTTCTTAAAAGTGAGGTGAGCGGGGATTTTTTTTAAAAAAAGATGTTCAGGCGGTGACCAGATCGATCAATTCGGCCAATTCGGATGGATCTTCGGCGTATCTTTCCTGGGTGCGCCGGTAGGCGGCCAGGATGGCGCCGGCGCCGGAGTGATCGCCGTGCCGGTGCAGGAGCTGATAGCAGGTGCGGGCCAGATGTGGGTGGCCGGGACAATAGCGGAACGCCGCCAGGGCGTAGTGCCGGGCAGTGTCGAAATCGTCCTTGCGAAGCAGGAGGTCGGTGGCGGCCTGCAACGCATTGGCCAATTCCAACTCGAAGCGATCCTGCAACTCTTCCAGATAGGCAAAATCAAAGGGGCGAACGAAGGCGGTGTCCAGTAAAGAAAAGGCCTCGGCGAAGAGCAGTTCGGCTCGCCATTTTCTCCGGCGGCTGAGGTGATCGAGGGCCTGCTGCACGGCATCGAAAAAGCGGTTGACGTCAACGGAGACGTGTTTGAGGGTCACGTAGCCCTGCTCGATGGTCAGGTATTGCTTGGAGGTGGACGAGGGTATCAGCACTTTGAGCTTGCTGCGCAGACGGCTGACCAGGTTGTCGAGGCTTGATCGTTGCCGCTCCGGGGCTTTTTCCGGCCAGAGTTCTTCGGCGGCGCTGGTCTGGGGGATGGCCATGCCGGGGGCCAGAGACACGTGGAGCAGCAGTTTGCGTTCCTGAACCGTCAACTCAAGGAAGGAGACACGCTTCTGGCCGTTGGATATCGCCTGATCCTTGAGGATGGCGATATCCAGGACCGGCAGCACCGTGCCGTCCGGGGCGCACCAGCAGTGGAATCGCTGGGCCAGCAGAAAGCGGGCGTACTCGGCTTCTTGTTCCTGCAACACGGCGACGCGCAGCACGGTGATGGCGACGGACGGCAGCCAGCCGAGGGTATGACGGCGCTGTTCGCCGACGAGCAGGCGCATGGCCTGGGCCACCGAAGGCAGTGCCTGGTCGAGTTGGCCGGTCTGCATCAGACAGTAGGCGCGATGCGAGGAGACGTCGACCCAATGGAACGGATAATCGAGCAGCCGGTTCAATTTTTCCACCCGGGCCTGATGACGGTCGCCGTCGGCCACGCGGCCAAGGTGGTAAAAGGCAATCGCGGCCAGACTGTGATGGAGAGCGGCATAGTGATGTCCGGTCTTGCCGGTCAACAAGTCGTTGGCCCGCTGCAGGTCCTCGACGGCTTCAGTGGGTCGAGCCAGCACGGCCAGCGTCAGGGCCCGGCAAAGGAGCAGCAGGCCGAATTCCTGCGGCTGCCGGGTACCATCGATCTGCATCAGGCCCCGCTCCACTTCTTGCAGCCCCAGCCGGTACGCTTCGTCTGCCAGCGCACTATCCCAGGCGAGGATGGTCACATAGGGCAGTACCGCCGCCGTTCCGGGCTGGTCCAGCCAATCACCTGCCTGCAGTCGCTGGGCGAGCCGCCGGTACTGGTCGAAATCTCCGTTCATGGCCAGGGCCTTGAGGCGCAGATAGGTCAGCAGCGGGACGAATCGGGGGGCGGCCGCCTGGTCCGCCAGTAACTCTTCCGCCGCTTCCAGGGTCTCGATCAGGTCCGGCCAGCGGGCTTCGAGGTCGGCGCAGAAGGCGGCAACAATCAATCTCGAGGCGGCGGTGGCAAGATCGCTTCCCACCTGTTCCGCCGGTGGCGCCAGGTTCAGGAACCAGGTTGCTTTTCTGGTCCGGCCGAAGATCAGGGCGAAGCCGCCGGCCAGCAGATGGGCGATACGGGTCAGCAGCACCGGGGGCAAGCGTTCCCGCAGACTGACGAAGAGTTTTTCGATCTGTCGTAGCTCGGCGGCGATGTCGGCGGTCGCCGGTCCGGCAAAGAGGTAGTCCTCGGTACGAAACGCCAGCGCCACCAGCAGTCCCAACTCGTTGCCCTGATTGCTGCACAAGTCGCCGGCCACCCCCAGTAATTCGCGGCGCTCGACCGCCGATTGGTCCCGGTCGAGCAGCCCGGCAAAGAGGGCGAGCCAGGGGCGGGAGCGGACCACCGAGGGGGGCAGATCGCGTAGAACGCGGCGCAGGCAGCGATCGTCCGGGTCTTCCATTAGGGAGATGCTGAAGATCTCGAGAATGTCGCAAATCAGATCGAAATGGCAGCCGTGGGCCGCGTAGATCAGGGCGGTGCGAAAGTCGTTGACGGCGGCGCAATAGAGGGCCAGCTTGTAGAACAGTTGCGGCCGGTTCGGCAAAAAGAGATGGTCCGGGTGTTGCCGCAGATAAGCGGCGAAAGTCGGACAGAGACAAAACGTATTGCTGTCGCCGACCCGATAGATGAACGGGATGGCGGCGCAGAGATCGTTGAGCAGAGCAGCGCCGTTTTTTCTGCCGAAGAGCGTGCCGAGTACCCCGTCGTTGAGATAATCCAGCCCGGCGAGTTGCAGCAAGGCATCGCGCCGGTGTCGGGGCAGGGTCTCGATAAACGCGGCATAGCAGGACTCGAGACGTTGCGACCGTTCTTGTCCTCGCGCAGGGGTGTCGTAGCCGAGTGCCTGCAGGGTCGCGGCCAGCGGCCAGTCGTGCTCAACACAGCTGCGATCGGTCTCGGCTCCGGGGGGTCGGCGCAGGGGCGCCAGCCTGACGGCCAGTTCACGGTACTCCTCCACGGAGAAGGTCAAATCGGTGCGGGTAAGCAGATGCAGGATCTTGCGGCGGCGGGGGATGAAGGCCTGCGCTGCCGCTGTTTGCGAGACGAGGATGATATCGATCCACTCCGGCAGGACCTCGAGCAGCTCCTGCAGCGCCAAGCGGCTGAGCGGGGACTGATCGAGCCGGTGCAGATCATCCAGGACCAGGGTGACCCGACCACATTCGGCAATGGAATCAAGGTAGCGGCGCAGCAGCGCCACCGACCGCCGGATATCGTTTGCCGACAGCGGCAGCAGGGGCGGCCGCTCCAACACCAGCAATCGATCGGGCCGGTGGGCGGGCAGGGCATGCAGGGCTCGGGCGAAATCGTAGAGCAGCAGTCCGGCGTCGTGGTCCTGCTCGTCCATGTTCCGCCAGAGATACTGCCGGTTATGCAGGGCCGGCAGCACCTGGCTGGCCAACACCGTCTTGCCGAAGCCGGCGGGCGCTGTGAGGGCAATGACCAGCGGGGTGTCTCGGGGGGACGGAGGGATGAGCCGCTGCAGCAGCCGGCGGCGGACCAGGGTGAAGCGCTCCTGATACCGGGGAGCGGGGCGAAAGCCGGAGCCGTGCAGGAAGGTGAATGGTGAATGACCCGATGCGGAAACCATGGTGAGCCGCCCTACGAGTCGAGTGCCTGGTTCGACGGCAGCCAGTTCGTTTTCAGGCGCGCCAAACACTCCTGCAACGGCCGCAAGGCGTCGTCGGTCAACGGGTGAGCGGCGTTTTCGGCGGCCGCCGCCAAGGCGGCAAGCAGGCCGGCGAACTGGTGCAGGCCATAGAGACCGGCCAGTCCCTTTATGGCGTGACAGCTGTCTTGCAGGGCGGCTCGATTGTCGTTACGGAAATGGTCGCCAATGGTTTCCAGATCCCGCTCCAGGGTCTCGACCACCCGGCCGAGCAGCGGTTGCAGCAGGGTGGGGACCCGGTCCTGCATCGTTTCGGCGTCCGCTTCGTCGTGCTCCGGGTGAGACTGGCGTTCGGCCGGAAAGAGGCGGAGAAAGTCGCCGATGGTCTTGATCAGGTCTTTCTTGGTGAACGGCTTGGTGAGTACGCCGGAAAAGCCCTTCTTTAGATACGAGAGGACCTGTTCGGGAAAGGCGTGGGCGGTCACCGCGATGATCGGCACAAAGGCGTTGACCCCGTGGCGCCCCAACTCGTTCATCCGGTGCATGGCGGTGATCCCGTCGACACCGGGCATCCTGATATCCATGAGGACGATATCGTAGCGATGCTCGGCAAAAAGATCCACAGCGGCCATGCCGTTTTCGGCATGGTGGATTTCCACGTCGAAGGGGGCCAGATAACGCCTGATCACCTCGACGTTGGCGGCCATGTCCTCGGCCACCAGCATGCGGATGGAGGCCAGGGCCAGGGCATCGGCATGTTCGTCGGCGGGCAGGTCGACCGGGGGGCACTCCTCGGTTTCCCGGGTCGGTGCCGGCGGCAGCGGGAGCACGACGGTAAAGGTCGCGCCCTGGCCAAGGATGGAACTGACCTCGATGGTCCCCCTCAACCGGTGCACCAGCTTGCGGCAGATGGCCAGGCCGAGGCCGGAGCCGCCACGATTCACCGCCAGGCCGTTTTCCGCCTGGG encodes the following:
- a CDS encoding AAA family ATPase; translation: MVSASGHSPFTFLHGSGFRPAPRYQERFTLVRRRLLQRLIPPSPRDTPLVIALTAPAGFGKTVLASQVLPALHNRQYLWRNMDEQDHDAGLLLYDFARALHALPAHRPDRLLVLERPPLLPLSANDIRRSVALLRRYLDSIAECGRVTLVLDDLHRLDQSPLSRLALQELLEVLPEWIDIILVSQTAAAQAFIPRRRKILHLLTRTDLTFSVEEYRELAVRLAPLRRPPGAETDRSCVEHDWPLAATLQALGYDTPARGQERSQRLESCYAAFIETLPRHRRDALLQLAGLDYLNDGVLGTLFGRKNGAALLNDLCAAIPFIYRVGDSNTFCLCPTFAAYLRQHPDHLFLPNRPQLFYKLALYCAAVNDFRTALIYAAHGCHFDLICDILEIFSISLMEDPDDRCLRRVLRDLPPSVVRSRPWLALFAGLLDRDQSAVERRELLGVAGDLCSNQGNELGLLVALAFRTEDYLFAGPATADIAAELRQIEKLFVSLRERLPPVLLTRIAHLLAGGFALIFGRTRKATWFLNLAPPAEQVGSDLATAASRLIVAAFCADLEARWPDLIETLEAAEELLADQAAAPRFVPLLTYLRLKALAMNGDFDQYRRLAQRLQAGDWLDQPGTAAVLPYVTILAWDSALADEAYRLGLQEVERGLMQIDGTRQPQEFGLLLLCRALTLAVLARPTEAVEDLQRANDLLTGKTGHHYAALHHSLAAIAFYHLGRVADGDRHQARVEKLNRLLDYPFHWVDVSSHRAYCLMQTGQLDQALPSVAQAMRLLVGEQRRHTLGWLPSVAITVLRVAVLQEQEAEYARFLLAQRFHCWCAPDGTVLPVLDIAILKDQAISNGQKRVSFLELTVQERKLLLHVSLAPGMAIPQTSAAEELWPEKAPERQRSSLDNLVSRLRSKLKVLIPSSTSKQYLTIEQGYVTLKHVSVDVNRFFDAVQQALDHLSRRRKWRAELLFAEAFSLLDTAFVRPFDFAYLEELQDRFELELANALQAATDLLLRKDDFDTARHYALAAFRYCPGHPHLARTCYQLLHRHGDHSGAGAILAAYRRTQERYAEDPSELAELIDLVTA
- a CDS encoding ATP-binding protein; translation: MASGAGDTGTSAGRVAELETRIAYLERQLARSRQQQNRQERIDDINRRLIKYVSGELEQALLQAEQASRAKTEFLATMSHEIRSPLNIILGMGELLAETRLDELQKRYLVSLLAAGRQLFEQLTNILEFTRLESGRVVINREPFCFDLLVSSLRSMMETLAQNKGLTFHTLEPAPPLGERLGDLPKIKQILFNVLSNALKFTDHGTITLSIEDGSAHHGQHAVRFRVADTGIGIPPDRLTKIFDRFTQAENGLAVNRGGSGLGLAICRKLVHRLRGTIEVSSILGQGATFTVVLPLPPAPTRETEECPPVDLPADEHADALALASIRMLVAEDMAANVEVIRRYLAPFDVEIHHAENGMAAVDLFAEHRYDIVLMDIRMPGVDGITAMHRMNELGRHGVNAFVPIIAVTAHAFPEQVLSYLKKGFSGVLTKPFTKKDLIKTIGDFLRLFPAERQSHPEHDEADAETMQDRVPTLLQPLLGRVVETLERDLETIGDHFRNDNRAALQDSCHAIKGLAGLYGLHQFAGLLAALAAAAENAAHPLTDDALRPLQECLARLKTNWLPSNQALDS